A window of the Tenebrio molitor chromosome 1, icTenMoli1.1, whole genome shotgun sequence genome harbors these coding sequences:
- the LOC138139778 gene encoding glutathione S-transferase-like, with product MASSYKLTYFPTRGRAECIRFILSYGNLAFEDVRVPYEEWPALKPQTPFGFLPMLEHEGKKAHQSTAICRYLAKKVNLGGKDDWEDLEIDAAVDSIHDAILKVSALRAETDEAKRKENMELILKEILPDNLGRFEKFTQKNNGYFALGRLTWADLFFVSLLTGMEQWAGADALKNFPNLLNLKKKVLENPGIKKWVEKRPEDIPRPTK from the exons ATGGCGTCATCTTACAAACTAACATATTTCCCGACTAGAGGTCGGGCAGAATGCATCCGCTTCATCCTCAGCTACGGCAACCTCGCCTTTGAAGATGTACGAGTCCCTTACGAAGAATGGCCTGCGCTGAAACCCC AAACACCTTTCGGCTTTCTTCCAATGCTGGAACACGAGGGAAAGAAAGCCCACCAGAGCACCGCCATCTGTCGCTACTTGGCCAAGAAAGTGAACCTCGGGGGAAAAGACGACTGGGAAGACTTGGAGATCGACGCCGCAGTAGACTCCATCCACGACGCCATCTTGA AGGTAAGTGCGCTCAGGGCGGAGACTGACGAGGCGAAGAGGAAGGAGAACATGGAGCTCATCCTTAAAGAGATACTTCCGGATAATCTTGGGCGCTTTGAGAAGTTTACCCAAAAGAACAACGGCTACTTTGCTTTGGGACGG TTGACTTGGGCTGACTTGTTCTTTGTCAGTTTGTTAACTGGTATGGAACAATGGGCTGGAGCTGACGCCCTCAAGAACTTCCccaatttgttaaatttgaaaaaaaaggtCTTGGAAAATCCTGGGATTAAGAAGTGGGTCGAGAAACGTCCCGAAGACATCCCCCGCcccacaaaataa
- the LOC138139606 gene encoding glutathione S-transferase-like: MAPAYKLTYFDSRGLTEASRLLFKYGDIDFEDVRIKREEWPQLKETTPFGQLPVLEYKGRKVGQSIAIARYVGKLVKLAGNDDWENLEIDAVVDTFNDMRSKIMLFHYEQDEEKKKVLKETAINETIPSYMGRFDALVEKNKGHLALGRLTWADLYFTSFSPSLVSFTGEDAFAKYPNLQALIDKVNAIPAIKKWIAERPKTEF; the protein is encoded by the exons ATGGCTCCAGCTTACAAATTGACCTACTTCGACAGCAGAGGCCTCACCGAAGCTTCGCGTCTCCTCTTCAAGTACGGTGACATCGACTTCGAGGACGTCCGCATCAAGCGCGAAGAATGGCCCCAACTCAAAGAAA CCACTCCGTTTGGACAGCTTCCCGTCTTGGAGTACAAGGGCAGGAAGGTGGGCCAGAGCATCGCCATAGCTCGGTACGTGGGGAAATTGGTAAAGCTGGCGGGGAACGACGATTGGGAAAACCTGGAGATCGACGCCGTGGTGGACACTTTCAACGACATGCGCTCGA AAATTATGCTCTTCCACTACGAGCAAGACGAGGAGAAGAAGAAGGTGCTGAAGGAGACGGCGATCAATGAGACCATTCCGTCCTACATGGGACGATTTGACGCCTTGGTGGAGAAGAACAAGGGCCATCTGGCTCTAGGACGG TTGACTTGGGCCGACTTGTACTTTACCAGTTTCAGTCCTTCTTTGGTATCTTTTACAGGAGAAGATGCTTTTGCAAAGTATCCAAATCTCCAGGCTTTGATAGACAAGGTTAACGCGATTCCGGCCATCAAGAAGTGGATCGCGGAACGACCCAAAaccgaattttaa
- the LOC138139784 gene encoding glutathione S-transferase-like — MAPSYKVTYFPTKGWAEPIRFILSYGNLDFEDIRVPYEEWPAQKAQAPFGFLPMLEHEGKKAHQSSAICRYLAKQVNLAGKDDWEDLEIDAAVDSIKDFGLKLNAVRTEIDEAKRKEKMEQIVKEVLPDNFGRLEKFAQRNNGYLAVGRLTWADLFFVSLLKNVEQIAGVDVLKNHPNLLNLKKKVLELPGIKKWVEKRPEDIPRPTK; from the exons ATGGCACCCTCTTACAAAGTGACTTACTTCCCCACTAAAGGCTGGGCAGAACCCATCCGCTTCATCCTCAGCTACGGCAACCTCGACTTTGAAGATATACGAGTCCCTTACGAAGAATGGCCTGCGCAGAAAGCCC AAGCACCTTTCGGCTTTCTTCCAATGCTGGAACACGAGGGAAAGAAAGCCCACCAGAGCTCCGCCATCTGTCGCTACTTAGCCAAGCAAGTGAACCTCGCGGGAAAAGACGACTGGGAAGACTTGGAGATCGACGCCGCAGTAGACTCGATCAAAGACTTCGGTTTGA AACTAAATGCGGTCAGAACGGAGATTGATGAGGCGAAGAGGAAGGAGAAAATGGAGCAAATCGTCAAAGAGGTGCTTCCGGATAATTTTGGGCGTTTGGAGAAGTTCGCCCAAAGGAACAACGGCTACCTGGCTGTGGGACGG TTGACTTGGGCTGACTTGTTCTTTGTCAGTTTGTTAAAGAATGTCGAACAAATCGCTGGAGTTGACGTCCTCAAGAACCACCccaatttgttaaatttgaaGAAGAAGGTTTTGGAACTTCCTGGCATAAAGAAGTGGGTCGAGAAACGTCCCGAGGACATCCCTCGTcccacaaaataa
- the LOC138133912 gene encoding uncharacterized protein, which translates to MAPAYKLTYFNGRGLAETSRYLLKYGGIDFEDVRVEHADWPQLKDKTPFGQLPVLEHNGKKVGQSIAIARYLGKLVKLAGKDDWENLEIDAVVDTINDLRLKIMVIRFEKDEEKKKAMTETALKETVPYYLTRLEAIVQKNKGYLALGRLTWADMYIASIAPGFDSFTGDDTLAKYPNLKALRDKVDALPAIKKWIEVRPKTEFYYSTGANSNLKTVTLFASLSAMAPAYKLTYFDVRGLAEASRLLFKYGDIDFEDVRIKREEWPQLKETTPFGQLPVLEYKGRKVGQSIAIARYVGKLVKLAGNDDWENLEIDAVVDTFNDMRSKIMLFHYEQDEEKKKVLKETAINETIPSYMGRFDALVEKNKGHLALGRLTWADLYFTSFSPSLVSFTGEDAFAKYPNLQALIDKVNAIPAIKKWIAERPKTEF; encoded by the exons ATGGCGCCAGCTTACAAATTGACTTACTTCAACGGCAGAGGCCTCGCCGAAACTTCGCGTTACCTCCTCAAATACGGCGGTATCGACTTCGAGGACGTCCGCGTCGAGCACGCCGACTGGCCCCAACTGAAAGACA AAACTCCTTTTGGCCAGCTTCCCGTCTTGGAGCACAACGGCAAGAAGGTGGGCCAGAGCATCGCCATCGCTCGATATCTGGGCAAACTGGTCAAACTGGCAGGAAAAGACGACTGGGAGAACCTGGAGATCGACGCCGTGGTGGACACGATCAACGACTTGCGCTTGA AAATCATGGTCATTCGGTTCGAGAAAGACGAGGAAAAGAAGAAGGCAATGACGGAGACGGCCTTGAAAGAGACCGTCCCGTACTATCTCACCCGCTTGGAAGCCATCGTGCAGAAGAATAAAGGTTACTTGGCGCTAGGAAGG TTGACGTGGGCAGATATGTACATCGCCAGTATAGCTCCTGGCTTTGACAGTTTCACGGGAGATGACACTTTGGCAAAGTACCCAAATCTTAAGGCTCTGAGAGACAAGGTTGACGCCCTTCCGGCCATTAAGAAGTGGATCGAGGTGCGACCAAAGACTGAATTTTA CTACTCCACCGGTGCTAATTCTAACCTCAAAACCGTCACACTTTTCGCCAGTCTTTCAGCGATGGCTCCAGCTTACAAACTGACCTACTTCGACGTCAGAGGCCTCGCCGAAGCTTCGCGTCTCCTCTTCAAGTACGGCGACATCGACTTCGAGGACGTCCGCATCAAGCGCGAAGAATGGCCCCAACTCAAAGAAA CCACTCCGTTTGGACAGCTTCCCGTCTTGGAGTACAAGGGCAGGAAGGTGGGCCAGAGCATCGCCATAGCTCGGTACGTGGGGAAATTGGTAAAGCTGGCGGGGAACGACGATTGGGAAAACCTGGAGATCGACGCCGTGGTGGACACTTTCAACGACATGCGCTCGA AAATTATGCTCTTCCACTACGAGCAAGACGAGGAGAAGAAGAAGGTGCTGAAGGAGACGGCGATCAATGAGACCATTCCGTCCTACATGGGACGATTTGACGCCTTGGTGGAGAAGAACAAGGGCCATCTGGCTCTAGGACGG TTGACTTGGGCCGACTTGTACTTTACCAGTTTCAGTCCTTCTTTGGTATCTTTTACAGGAGAAGATGCTTTTGCAAAGTATCCAAATCTCCAGGCTTTGATAGACAAGGTTAACGCGATTCCGGCCATCAAGAAGTGGATCGCGGAACGACCCAAAaccgaattttaa
- the LOC138133980 gene encoding uncharacterized protein: MAPAYKLTYFNGRGLAETSRYLLKYGGIDFEDVRVEHADWPQLKDKTPFGQLPVLEHNGKKVGQSIAIARYLGKLVKLAGKDDWENLEIDAVVDTINDLRLKIMVIRFEKDEEKKKAMTETALKETVPYYLTRLEAIVQKNKGYLALGRLTWADMYIASIAPGFDSFTGDDTLAKYPNLKALRDKVDALPAIKKWIEVRPKTEFYYSTGANSNLKTVTLFASLSAMAPAYKLTYFDVRGLAEASRLLFKYGDIDFEDVRIKREEWPQLKETTPFGQVPVLEYKGRKVGQSIAIARYVGKLVKLAGNDDWENLEIDAVVDTFNDMRSKIMLFHYEQDEAKKKALKETAINETIPYYMGRFDALAEKNKGHLALGRLTWADFYFTSFAPSFDPFTGEDTFAKYPNLQALIDKVHAIPAVKKWIAERPKTVS, from the exons ATGGCGCCAGCTTACAAATTGACTTACTTCAACGGCAGAGGCCTCGCCGAAACTTCGCGTTACCTCCTCAAATACGGCGGTATCGACTTCGAGGACGTCCGCGTCGAGCACGCCGACTGGCCCCAACTGAAAGACA AAACTCCTTTTGGCCAGCTTCCCGTCTTGGAGCACAACGGCAAGAAGGTGGGCCAGAGCATCGCCATCGCTCGATATCTGGGCAAACTGGTCAAACTGGCAGGAAAAGACGACTGGGAGAACCTGGAGATCGACGCCGTGGTGGACACGATCAACGACTTGCGCTTGA AAATCATGGTCATTCGGTTCGAGAAAGACGAGGAAAAGAAGAAGGCAATGACGGAGACGGCCTTGAAAGAGACCGTCCCGTACTATCTCACCCGCTTGGAAGCCATCGTGCAGAAGAATAAAGGTTACTTGGCGCTAGGAAGG TTGACGTGGGCAGATATGTACATCGCCAGTATAGCTCCTGGCTTTGACAGTTTCACGGGAGATGACACTTTGGCAAAGTACCCAAATCTTAAGGCTCTGAGAGACAAGGTTGACGCCCTTCCGGCCATTAAGAAGTGGATCGAGGTGCGACCAAAGACTGAATTTTA CTACTCCACCGGTGCTAATTCTAACCTCAAAACCGTCACACTTTTCGCCAGTCTTTCAGCGATGGCTCCAGCTTACAAACTGACCTACTTCGACGTCAGAGGCCTCGCCGAAGCTTCGCGTCTCCTCTTCAAGTACGGCGACATCGACTTCGAGGACGTCCGCATCAAGCGCGAAGAATGGCCCCAACTCAAAGAAA CCACTCCGTTTGGGCAGGTTCCCGTCTTGGAGTACAAGGGCAGGAAGGTGGGCCAGAGCATCGCCATAGCTCGGTACGTGGGGAAATTGGTAAAGCTGGCGGGGAACGACGATTGGGAAAACCTGGAGATCGACGCCGTGGTGGACACTTTCAACGACATGCGCTCGA AAATTATGCTCTTCCACTACGAGCAAGACGAGGCGAAGAAGAAGGCGCTGAAGGAGACGGCGATCAACGAGACCATTCCGTACTACATGGGGCGATTTGATGCCTTGGCGGAGAAGAACAAGGGCCATCTGGCTCTAGGACGG TTGACTTGGGCCGACTTTTACTTTACCAGCTTCGCTCCCTCTTTCGATCCTTTCACGGGAGAAGACACTTTTGCAAAGTATCCAAACCTCCAGGCTTTGATAGACAAGGTTCATGCGATTCCAGCTGTCAAAAAGTGGATCGCGGAGCGACCCAAAACTGtatcttaa